The following are encoded together in the Prionailurus viverrinus isolate Anna chromosome B3, UM_Priviv_1.0, whole genome shotgun sequence genome:
- the LOC125168598 gene encoding olfactory receptor 4N5, translating to MERENSTVVTEFILLGLTQSQQAQLLVFVLVLVFYLIILPGNLLIILTIRSDPGLTAPLYFFLGNLAFLDASYSFIVAPRMLVDFLSEKKIISYRGCITQLFFLHFLGAGEMFLLVVMAFDRYLAICHPLHYTTVMNPRICYALLLALWLGGFTHSIVQVALILHLPFCGPNQLDNFFCDVPQVIKLACTDTFVVELLMVSNSGLLTLLCFLGLLASYAVILYRVKGHTSEGKHKALSTCTTHIIIVFLMFGPAIFIYTRPFRAFPADKVVSLFHTVIFPLMNPVIYTLRNQEVKASMRRLLSRHMVC from the coding sequence atggagagggagaacaGCACAGTGGTGACAGAATTTATCCTCCTTGGTCTCACCCAGTCTCAACAGGCTCAACTCCTGGTCTTTGTGCTAGTCTTAGTTTTCTACCTCATCATCCTCCCTGGAAATTTACTCATCATCCTCACCATCAGATCAGACCCTGGCCTCACAGCCCCCCTCTACTTCTTTCTGGGCAACTTGGCTTTCCTGGATGCATCCTATTCCTTCATTGTGGCCCCTAGGATGCTGGTGGACTTCCtctctgagaagaaaataatctcCTACAGGGGCTGCATCACTCAGCTTTTTTTCTTGCACTTTCTTGGGGCAGGGGAGATGTTCCTTCTTGTTGTGATGGCCTTTGACCGCTACCTGGCCATTTGTCATCCTTTGCACTATACCACTGTTATGAACCCTAGAATCTGCTATGCCTTGCTGTTGGCTCTGTGGCTTGGGGGCTTTACTCATTCCATTGTGCAAGTAGCCCTTATTCTCCACTTGCCCTTCTGTGGCCCAAACCAGCTGGATAACTTCTTCTGTGATGTGCCACAGGTCATCAAGCTGGCCTGCACAGACACCTTTGTGGTGGAGCTCCTGATGGTCTCCAACAGTGGCCTGCTTACCCTGCTGTGCTTCCTGGGGCTTCTGGCCTCTTATGCTGTCATCCTCTATCGTGTGAAGGGACACACCTCTGAAGGCAAACACAAGGCTCTTTCCACATGTACCACACACATTATCATTGTGTTTCTCATGTTTGGACCTGCCATCTTCATCTACACTCGTCCCTTCAGAGCCTTCCCAGCTGACAAAGTGGTTTCCCTCTTTCACACAGTGATCTTTCCTTTGATGAACCCTGTGATTTATACCCTTCGCAATCAGGAAGTAAAAGCTTCCATGAGGAGGTTACTGAGTCGTCACATGGTTTGCTGA